The Rhodamnia argentea isolate NSW1041297 chromosome 7, ASM2092103v1, whole genome shotgun sequence genome contains the following window.
CTCTTTCCTTTGCCTTTTCAAAACCcgttcccctctctctctctcttgcttggaGTTGACACGTGGCGTGGAAATTACAGCTCCTTTTCTTCCGGAAAGATTAACTTGGGAAACTCGCCTTTAAAAATCTCATTTAAGCTCATTATTGGATAATCCCGTACTTAGAAAATTAAGTGATTAATCATCTTCAATTATGAGTTTTTAATCTACGAGCAACTGAGTTGACCTATCCCTATTGACCTCCAACCGTACGCAAAACGCGTGTGGGCACGCGACAAAGCGACGTCGGTTTAGTAGCCAAAGTGAATCCGTCCGGACCGAGAAAGTTCGAATCGAGGAAATTACGATGCACGGTAAGAGAACGCCGGACGCTAAGAAATTAGCAAAACGCAAAGAAATTGTATGCGTCTGTGTGGAAAGAGTAAAATCTTTTTcaagatttgacaattttttatggaatattATAAAGTGGAATTAGATTAAAATTATAATAGgaagaaacaaaatgaaagataaCTTGAAATGGTAAATTGATACAATGTGCCCATGGAAATAAAGTTAGTAAAACGAGTAAATAAAATTCTTCTTAAAAGAGCTACGCAATAAGAAAcgcttttaagaaaataatcgcttgtgccgcatgaaataattaatccataaaaaaaatattttctttcgaCGATAATTTGCATCTAATCATTTTCGTGAACATTCAACGtgtttttcgttcattcatttttgttatagatacgagcgatcattttcgtgaaaatgttttctaaatcttTCGTTCTCCGCGTAATAGAGGTTAGAGCGAACTATCTAGTGCTAGTATTATTTACTAATTGGAGTACGAGGATAAGTACACCGACTCTTGTAAGATAGTTTCAACGAATTAAGAAATTAATCTGACAATCGCAAACCAATTTGAAGTAACAATGACTTTTTCCTTGTATTCATTTGTTATCCTAGGTCTTATTCACGTGTGCCCCTAGGCACTTGCTTAACACGCTTCTTaaagaaatattaaattttccaagtttttttttttaaatatcataaGACAAAGACAATCGATTCATTTAGAATTGCCATCATTCTTAATTTGATTCATAAATGGATAATGATATaaatggtctttgaattttgatcaaatgtgCAGCGTggttcctaaaattttaatccATTCATtgtgatccatgaattttagcCTATTATGTAATATGTtacatgaactttcaatttatacGGGGTGATATCTAgatttttggtacatattcaatttagtcaccgagttatatgaaaatattcaatattgtcttttcattaatttaagttcaaaaataatattgactatttttatgtagtttaaggactaaattgaacatgtacctaAATCCAAAACATTtaccaataaataaaaatgaaaattcactttctaatcaagaaaaccatGTTACCATTAATGAGTTCCCAATTATTTATGTTGCATTTATTCGTCCAAATTTCTAGTCAAGATAGAATTATATagaatatgataagaaatccaagGATTTTGTCATATCATGTCTACTATTTGGGAAACTGTGGATATAATGTCGGATAAGTAAAGGCAAGCGACATCCTCCTTATCCGTTAGCAAATCGACTTGCAATTGACTTATATGTTCATAATTGACTTATATATTAATTCAAGAAATATTATTGTGTCATATTTTCTAATacgaaattttcgaaaaaacttcttaaataaatTAGGTAATAGCTTTCTCGAGAAGCTTCAAAATAACTTTCTCGAGAAGTTACTCGATAGCTTCCTCGAGAAGCTTCGAAATAGCTTCATCGAGAAGTTACGAGATAGCTTCATCGAGAAGCTTCGAAATAGCTTCATCGAGAAGTTACGAGATAGCTTCATCGAGAAGTTTCGAAATAGCTTCCTCCAGAAGTTACGAGATAGCTTCCTCGAGAAGCTTCAAAATAACTTTCTCGAGAAGTTACTCGATAGCTTCCTCGAGAAGCTTCAAAATAGCTTCCTCGAGAAGTTACGAGATAGCTTCATCGAGAAGTTTCGAAATAGCTTCCTCCAGAAGTTACGAGATAGCTTCCTCGAGAAGCTTCAAAATAGCTTTCTTGAGAAGTTACCCGATAGCTTCCTCAAGAAGCTTCAAAATAACTTCCTCCATAAGTTACGAGATAGCTTCCTTGACAAGCCAAAAGGGTTAGCTTCTTCAAGAAGTTTTAAAATTCcttatttattaagaaatgatttaGCTTCCTCTAGATATTTCTAGGTGTCTTAAAAAACAAGTCGAGAGAAATTATTCTGTTtactatttatttcaaatatgggaaatttcgggatgtcacacGTACATCTAATCCGCATGACGTTTCTATTCCTTTGCCACTCGGTCGATCATGGAGTTCCTAGATATAGAATATCTCATTGGAAACAGAGGAGGAATAACGGAAAAACGGCAATGATGGGAAGGGCCTaaagaagggggaaaagagAGGACCTAATTCCTTGAAGCACTTGTATCTTACTCTGTAGGATTGGTTTTATGAACCCACTAGAAAATCGGGTCCAACCGAGGGTTCGGTTCTCAAGTAAGTCCAGGGAACGAATGGGTGGTTCACGATTCCTACTTTGCGGAACCTATCCATAGTgggcggttctcgattctatgATGGGAACCACCCACCATGGAAAAGATCTCCCTTAAGGCAAGAGTAAGCATGGCAAACGGGCCAGCTCAATCCACTATGGCTGCGTTTTATGGTCGGGATTTCTGATCGGGATaagattggatatgataggataagaaatctagggatttggccatatcctatccactatttggtgaactgcagatttaaagtcggatattctcatatcctatcctatcccgcatttggtaaaaagcgtatatcaatataaatgacatatattcCCCTatgtgatgctcatgaaatattccgatcttattactataaaaataacgctctcatacacaaaaaaacttaaaaatatacacattttattagattttcaaacctctttacaaaaataaataaataaaatgaaaatataaacaaatgagacaagaaagttatcatcattctaaaagttagttTTTATATGACAGATAAGAGAAATCTTATCCGACCTTTCCTACCCCCTTCTCTCGGATTTTTTATCCAGGGTTATATCCTCTATATATCCATCATTATACTATctgggacacctaccaaacacgggatatgataaaacatatcatatcccgagttttatacggacgaccaaacgtagCCTATGGGTTGTGCCTACCACGACCTATTTAATAACGGATCGTGAGGCCTCTCTAAACGTTGTTTCGGCCAATCTCTTACATTTTTTAGTGGCCTATTGGGCCCACGATCATTAGTGCCAACGGCCAATGAATTATTTATGGGCTCGGGCATGACCCGCTTGAAAAACGGGTCGGCCCGTTCTTTCCAAGCCtaggctagagagagagaaaactagaaaaaaatgtctggaaaaacaagaaaatcccTAAAGAAAAgttggaaaagggaaaaataaaggaaaaaaattcttagGTGACTCCGTTACTCCCACCACAAAAAAATAGTTACGCGCAACGCCCCGTCATTCTTCACGCGCCTCGCTGGTTCCTTCCCTCACTGCGCATCGGTTCGCTCGCTCGCTGGCTGCGAATCGTGAAAAGCAGAGCGAAGGTGAAAGAATCTCCGAACCCGAGGGTTAGGGCAACTCCCTAATCCGATTCAGCCGTCCGCTTCATCGGCGCGTGGATCCGATTTCGGAGCCGTCGGAGCAAGATGGGCGCGAATTCTATGTCCCCCGATGCGAGTCTCGATCTCGACGAGCAGATCGCGCAGCTCATGCAGTGCAAGCCGCTTTCCGAGCAACAGGTTTGGCTCGTTTCCTGCTTTTCGATGCGAATCGTTTCGTTTCGGCTTCCCCGGGCAAATCGCGCTGTCTTATCCCCCCGTGAAATTCTGAGGCTGCAGATGGTGTGTTTGGGATTTGGCGTGATTTGGGTTTTAGCGGATGACGCAGCTAATGAGCTGCGGAATTGTCAATTCTCCGTTGGGTTGGTCGATATTGTGTTAAATTGCACGTTGATGAGCTAAGAATTAGTCTTGGACTGGCGAGGTTTCTGTTGCCAGTGATTTTTTGCTGGGAAGGTTTGCGGAAGAGAAATGGGCCACTTACCTGACGAGGGTTTCTCATGAGGGATAAATGAGATAAAAGGAGGAGGTGATACTGAAATGCATTGTCAAAGGGATTGTCGTGGAAATGGTATCAGATGTTTGGTTTTCTACGTGTAGAAAGCAGATTTTTTCTGGCGGAGGTATTGTAATCGCCACTTTAGGTGATCTGGAGATGGGGTTTAACGGAGTTGGAGTAATAAATATATGTCTGAATTAATCTCAAAGGAACAAAATGATGTTGAGTCTTTAGAATGAAGAGCTGTGTCATTCTTCTCTTGGAGTTACTTCAGAAAGTGATAGTAGCTAGTTAATGTTGGGGGCCAAACCACCTTCCAGTTTTTGGAGTATATATGAAATGTCATTCTCCGGCTGTTTCCAGCTTAGATGTCGCAGTTATGAAGGATTGGCATGAGATCTGTTCAAGCTCCAAATATTTGGATAAATTGGCTTCTATTTGTGAGAAACTACGAAGCTTATCTTTGTCTGTCTATGGATGCTTGTGGGGGCTAATAAAGAGGTTGCTGCAAGGCTAATTTTCCTCAGTACCAAATCCATCCATTTCATGCTTAACCTTCATTCTTTAATACCCCTGTTATGTAAATTAGCACACACGGACATGGTTCAAGTTATCTCCGACAGTTGGGGGCAGTGTTGTCATAATCAATTTAGCATTGCAAAGCTTGTCCTTTCTTCTTCAATGTCTGCTTGCTTATAATAGGAATCATAGTGCAGTTCATTTTCAAAGTACAGTTTATAAATGTATGAAGTGGTTCAGAATGAAAATGGTACATTCATAAGCTTGAGGATTTCTTGGTAGTGAAAACTGAAGCTAGAAAGTGGACCAGCATTAAGCACGTTCTATCGTTGTACATTTATTTTGTGCTGGTGTTGAGCTTCGCTGGCTGCTAGTAATTTTGAATTACTTGCTGGTTGAAGAGGGTTCACGTCGTCTGTCAGTCCTTCTCTTCATAAGTGTCATTCTCACTATGTGCTACAAGCACACCACTTGACGTGCTTGCCTGAAGGGTATGCTTACGCACATGTGTGTGCATATTGTTTGCACACACTTGGACATCTATATCCAGGagacttttattattttatgaaattCTATGGATTGCCAAAAACAGCTAATAAGTCCTGCCACCCATTCCTCTTCCACATTTCCTTTCCTGAtggatttaaaaaaatgataatggTATTTGATTTAACTTTGATGTAGGTTAAAGCTTTATGTGAGAAGGCTAAAGAGATATTGATGGAAGAAAGCAACGTCCAGGTACAACCATCATATATCTTGttcagtttttcttttgttgaagtTTGCTCTTGTGACAGACATCTTTCTATGTTTTTCTGTGTGTTTCCTCTAGTCTAGGATATAGCTTGCTTTCTTAACCTAGAAACTGTTATGTGCAAGCGGGAAAGGAAACAGAATTGCTTTTGAGAGGATAATTGGAAAGTATCCTCATCATTGAGCAAATAGATTAGGTCGTGAAGATTCTTTACAGTGTGAACCTCATACCATTGTAAATTTGTGGACATGTTTGTATGCTGAATTTCCTCGAATTTATTAAAGCCAACTAACTGATCTTCCTCTACAATTTAGCGTTCTTATTAGATTAAACACCAAAATGCCGGCCTCTTTTGAGCTGTTGAATGGAATTGGGCTGACAAATGAATCCAAACTTTTGGCAACTCGAAAGATTTGAATCCTCGGTACATTTGAAATCTTGAAATTGGTAGCTAGTGTATCCACGTGAATGATACAGGCACCCTGGTGTACCTTTGGTGATAATCTTTTATTTCAATTATATGTAGTATGATAGCTTTCAAGCTCCCTCATTGTTTCTTTTCATGCACCTTCAAAGTTTACAAATATATATTGCCTGAGTCAGTGGAAAAACCATTAGTCTGCCAATTAAagttttttcctattttcccaGATATtccataattttatttatttcaagacCTTTTGTTGACGGACTATTTGGTGATTGGAATAATCAGTTTAAGAGATATAGTAAATTAGCTTTTAACAAGAGCATGAGAAAGCTGCTTTCGTCATTGGAATTGATCACTGAGGTTTTCATGGCTGTTCTACTTTATCTTCTTTGTTTTACCATTCTCATATATGTGGCTGCTAGTTCTTGCTCTGGACTATGGTAGGAGAAGATATGTGATAACATTAGCAGTTCCTTAGTTGATTTTTATTCTATATGCTTCCATGCAGCCCGTAAAAAGCCCCGTAACAATTTGTGGTGACATCCATGGGCAGTTTCATGATCTTGCTGAACTTTTTCGAATTGGGGGAGAGGTAATAATCATGACTTAACTGTTTAAGCATTAGAATCTCTTATGCCAGTAGAGATcattttttccataattttagAAGTTGAAGATGAGCCTCCAAAAATCGTGGAGAAATATCTTATAGTTCCTGTGCTTTCGTGAAGTATAATATCTGTGTTGAAATCTTAAACTTTTGCATAGATTATCTGTGGGATATCCTTCTCGATTAGTTGACTCGTGAATCTATTAATCTTCTGTTCTTTTCATTGACAGTGTCCAGATACCAATTACTTGTTCATGGGTGATTATGTGGACCGTGGATATTATTCTGTCGAAACTGTAACAGTAAGTATTAGTTGGTTTTAATCGTGTTCTAGacatttgtttggaattctgcAACAAGGATGGGTCTTATTATATACGACTAAGACATAACGTATTTGTTGTGAACAAAGTTGGGCATATTCCTGGCAAAAACAAGTTACGTTGAAATGGAATGTCAATGGCTTTGTATTTGCCTATGGGAAGGATATGACGATTTCTTAGTTGCATAAATCTGAACAtgaatgtttattttttttagttgttgGTCTGGAAGTTACTAGGACTTTGGTGGTTTAACTTTGGGCGAGAGCTTAATGTGTCCTTAAATGGGTATATGGTGAAAATATGTACACATTAGGGAGTCATTTGGTGAAAGATTTCATAGATCATAGTTTTTCCTTTCAAGTCATGATTGCTGTCTTACCCCTTGtttcttgtctcattttcaTTTCGCTCGCATGCAAATAAAAGAACAGTCTAAAAAGCAAAGGCAGAGCACTATGGTTAAAAGTTGGTGGCATGTCTGAAGATCACATGTATTTCGGACGGGCAGATTGAAGTTGCCGCCTTTTCATACTTCAATAGTGGGTCTGTGATGCAATGCAAGGGTTCAAGCCATAACGAAGGGATAAAAGGACTGAGTTCTTGCCAACTGGGAAAGCTGGTTGCTGGAATTTCTAAAAACATAGTAAAATGGTAAAATTATTCTCCTAAACAAAGTTGGTAATACGAGGATCTTTGGCtcgagacttttttttttttttggttggtcaGATGACTTGAGACTGTTTAGTTCAGATATGGGAGCTTAGAGTTGGAGTCATGGATTTTAAGGTGTTAGAAGTATTCAAAACAAAGAGGTTCCGAGCCCTTCAACTGGAGAAGTATTTTATTCAGTCAACATCACCTCTGGAAAGAACAGTACCTTTTAGATTACTTTCTAGCTGGTATCCGGATTTGAGGGGATGGGAAGGATGAGTGAGGGACGGAAGGGAAGGATTTTACTCAAATGGATTTTGACGTGAGGAAGGAATTTGGTTTGCCAAAGAAATAGATCTATATTTCTCTATTTATAtggtgaaaaggaaaacaattcaCGTTATTATCCTGATGGAAAAGGACTGCATTGACATGTTTGTTGACATTTCCCTTAATACCAGCACCGCATTTGAACGACAATTGAGCTTTTTTGGTACCAATGGCAATtgattttgcattctcataCTTTGCCTATTTTAGTATATATATCTGCTTAATGGTTGACGGATTTTCCGTCCAACTATCTAAGAAATTTTCTGAGCCGTTGTTCCCAACTTATCACTATAGACTAAATCAATTGTTTGTGCAAGAGTAATAAGTCAGTGGAAATTGAAGTGTagctaaaagaaaatgatgagcaTCCTTAGGTGTGAGCTTTGTGTAGAAAAAGCATTCATCTCCAAGTTGCTTCAAGTTTCTTGTTGTCTCAAGAtttgttgatggttttccccgTATCATTTGTAACAATTTGTTATTTCATTTATCCAGCTATTAGTGGCCTTGAAAGTACGATATCCTCAGCGAATTACTATCCTTAGAGGGAATCATGAAAGTCGTCAGGTAATACTTTCCATTATTTTGCTCTCCACCTCTTGTTGTGTCCTTCCTCTCCAACCTGTGCAACATGCTTGAGCTGGACTAGACAACTGCTCATGTTAAGCATTGTTTTTGGGAAGTTTCTCCATTCCCTCATGGAATCAGTTTATTACCTGAGATAACGGTGACTGCAAAGCAAAGCAACTATTCTCATTGCTTGACCTTCCTATTGACTTTGATACCCGTCTGACGCAGGTTACACTGTTCTTCTTGATAGTTATCTTGGAATTGACCTTTATACGTTTAAATTCTATAATGCTTTGTGAATCTTGCCCAGAGATGTTTTGTACCTTTCAGCTCAttatttttcccccttttggcaGATTACTCAAGTTTATGGTTTTTATGACGAATGCTTAAGGAAGTGAGTTCTCTATGCaagtatttttctttaagataTCTCAGTATATTCGTGACATTGTCTACGGTCTTAGTGATCTATTTTATGATTGCTTTGGGCTGCACTTCATTCCCACGTTTTTCATCATAGTGTACATATGTAAATGAGGGGCAACGTCAAGTCTAAAAtgaaaagtttttatttttatttttatttattttcaactatcttttcttttttaatgatcCCTCTGCACATCTTGGTTCATCTAATGACCATGTAATGAACTATGCCTTGAGACCAGAATATGGTGTATCGCTTTGCCATTGTGCACCTCTGTTTTAGCTGGGGGAATGTTGTGACGTGGTCTAATAGTTTTGTCAACCACATCATTGGGACCCTGTCGAAGCTGGTTTACTAATGTCTATTTCAAGAGGCATGGGGCATTTATTTCCCCGGAAAATCTTATGgaatttcatgatttggttgctaaagttggggttttttcaTATGTAAAAAGTTCCTAGGTTCTGGATTCTGGGACCTAGTTGGATCTTTTGTAGCTTAAGGAGTGGTACAGGACTTCCCCTCTGCGTGGCCTACATAGGTTTGAACAGTCACTTGATGTAACTTAGCGATTCATCCGGTGGTATGGGCCTTCTTTTTCAGGATGGATGGCATTTCACGTTCCCTAATGACTTGTTGATATAAAATGGCAATTGGCATTTTTCATTAGCAATTTCATGGCATGACCTGTCAATATGAATAGATCCTCTATGGCAGCGTCATGGTCTCATTTTTGTTAGCTatgcttttcttgtttcttgaatTTCTTGTGTAGATGAACTTGTGTCAATCTCTCTTTCTGGTGATTCACTTGCAGGTATGGAAATGCTAATGTTTGGAAGATATTTACAGATCTGTTTGACTATTTTCCGCTGACAGCATTGGTGAGAAGATCCTTTTAGTCGCTGCTGTTAATAGTGGATATTAGGTCATTACTTTGATTAAattgggcaaaaggacacctcaaatgtcaatatttgtgtacaacgcttactttggtgccatttcttttggatcacttaagtaccaatgttttttaaaaacaattatttaagtGTTACCTCTAGTGAGatcgccggaatttcttgccgttggcactaaagtgatcgttttttctccgatttggcacttaagtgatctaaaaaaaatactcGCACCAAAGTGAgtgttgtacacaaatattggcacttgaggtgtccttataCTGATTATATTGAGATAAACTAACAAAATTTAGACAGATATTCTCTGACAAAAGAGATGTCACTAAGCTGTTGTTTAGTTGCTATACTTAGTCTAGGAAAAGGTTGTTGATTAAATGGGTGAAAGGTCTTGTCCATCAAACCTGGTGAATTTTGTTTGCTTGAGAATCCAGTGAAAAGAATATATTCCTTGGCACAATTCGGTCTCCTTTAAGGTTGTACTTAGGACAATCCCTGTAAGCatggcctctttttttttttttctttccttttggtcCCCTGAAGCAGTATGTACAACAGTGTTGGCAATCGGTCAAGTTGGTTCACACACTGATGCTTTGTCAATAAAACTTTAGTTAATGCATGCCTTAATGTCCTTACCTTTTAGATTGATTGCGGGGATTTTGGGCTTGGgccccatcttttttttttttttggtcagatttgGGCCCCATCTTAGAGGCTAGATTATATTGGAGAAATGAGGAAAGTGGTAATTTGCTTGCACTAGTAGCTTACGTGAAATCATGAATGGTTGACTATATAAGGCCATTAACCCTCTTATGGCTTTCTCCCTTTTCGTATTTAGGTTGAGTCAGAGATATTTTGCCTGCATGGTGGATTATCTCCCTCAATTGAAACTCTTGAC
Protein-coding sequences here:
- the LOC115737712 gene encoding serine/threonine-protein phosphatase PP2A-4 catalytic subunit, which encodes MGANSMSPDASLDLDEQIAQLMQCKPLSEQQVKALCEKAKEILMEESNVQPVKSPVTICGDIHGQFHDLAELFRIGGECPDTNYLFMGDYVDRGYYSVETVTLLVALKVRYPQRITILRGNHESRQITQVYGFYDECLRKYGNANVWKIFTDLFDYFPLTALVESEIFCLHGGLSPSIETLDSIRNFDRVQEVPHEGPMCDLLWSDPDDRCGWGISPRGAGYTFGQDISEQFNHTNNLKLIARAHQLVMDGFNWAHEQKVVTIFSAPNYCYRCGNMASILEVDDFKGHTFIQFEPAPRRGEPDVTRRTPDYFL